The following are from one region of the Candidatus Dependentiae bacterium genome:
- a CDS encoding tetratricopeptide repeat protein — protein MKTQTNASSWLYTILPPSFLAILTAIVYYPSLHYEFQFDDIANITKHFDIRHNSLSKLWFSGTRWISYWLNSVHYSIGKFDPFSYRVGNVLIHTCNGLLVFFLLLTVLTHLKKQNFFKTHAHSIAFMTALLFLLHPVQTQTVSYVIQGELEGLAALFIFGMALCLVKLSQATTRGKKTILGALLFALAVLSCGTKEIAVISPALFMLIDWFFIAQGDWRSFKQRLIIHAALFGVISTIYLWLLKPAFFTKILTFGSVAKNNIGNVITHNGNVAITPGMFFVSQFKVILHYLWMFVWPFGISVEYDWMLSKGFFAPDALVPFIGLLAIAYAVYKLLRRDKADVVAFGALWFAVAIAPRSSIIPSPELLVDYKTYTASFGWLFLLSASLIWAFTYLVKKLKNVPVLSHNHYGPVALICLFALPLSIATVQRNTVWRSGLEFWANIIQNAPGKARAYNNYGVELSQQCHKFEEAAANFKKAIAMDSKYPDPCNNLAVAYSNMGRIDDAIVALKQGLAINPYYPEGYNNLASFLIMKKELDQAEQCLNVALKLRPYYGKAYFNLGRLYLERGDQEKAWQLFKDSCTKADLDTDMGFATYAKASLGLQKFDDAIFGFKKTLELNPNYPEAKFNLANAYFLSNKYDQAIALYENILATTPQETRAWYNKGEAHVKINQPEKALICFKKVEHMHDSMPQLSIRMAGCYEKLGNVPEAKKELVTLINNAKAPDSMRQIAKGLFNQLEKHYAQA, from the coding sequence ATGAAGACTCAAACAAATGCCTCCTCATGGCTCTACACAATACTCCCACCATCGTTTTTAGCGATTCTCACTGCCATAGTATATTACCCGTCACTGCATTATGAATTCCAGTTTGATGACATTGCAAATATTACTAAACATTTTGACATACGCCATAACAGCCTGAGCAAGCTATGGTTCAGCGGCACACGTTGGATTAGCTACTGGCTTAATTCAGTACACTATAGCATCGGCAAATTTGATCCGTTTTCTTATCGTGTTGGCAATGTGTTGATTCATACCTGCAATGGGTTGCTAGTATTTTTCTTGTTACTTACCGTATTGACACATTTAAAAAAGCAAAATTTTTTCAAAACACATGCCCATTCAATTGCTTTTATGACCGCCTTATTATTTTTATTACATCCTGTACAAACTCAAACAGTCTCTTACGTTATTCAAGGTGAACTAGAGGGGCTCGCAGCACTCTTTATTTTCGGCATGGCACTATGTCTTGTCAAGCTTTCACAAGCGACAACACGCGGCAAAAAAACTATTCTCGGGGCTTTGCTTTTTGCCCTTGCGGTGCTTTCATGCGGCACAAAAGAAATTGCGGTTATTTCTCCCGCACTTTTTATGCTTATTGATTGGTTTTTTATAGCCCAAGGAGATTGGCGTTCATTCAAACAACGACTCATTATTCATGCGGCACTTTTTGGCGTCATCTCGACAATTTATCTGTGGCTTCTCAAGCCAGCATTTTTCACCAAAATTTTAACATTTGGCTCAGTTGCAAAAAATAATATTGGCAATGTTATTACTCACAATGGAAACGTCGCTATAACCCCAGGAATGTTCTTCGTTTCACAATTTAAAGTTATTTTACACTATCTGTGGATGTTTGTTTGGCCATTTGGAATCAGCGTTGAGTATGACTGGATGCTTTCAAAAGGTTTTTTTGCTCCCGATGCTCTTGTGCCATTTATCGGATTGCTCGCCATTGCCTATGCCGTGTACAAACTATTACGCCGTGACAAAGCAGATGTTGTCGCATTTGGCGCACTATGGTTTGCTGTTGCCATTGCACCACGCTCAAGCATTATTCCTTCGCCCGAACTACTCGTTGATTACAAAACCTATACTGCCTCGTTTGGTTGGTTGTTCTTGCTCAGCGCAAGCTTAATTTGGGCTTTTACGTATCTTGTAAAGAAACTAAAAAATGTGCCGGTACTTTCTCATAATCACTATGGTCCTGTAGCTTTGATATGTCTTTTTGCATTACCACTCAGCATCGCAACAGTCCAGCGAAACACTGTCTGGCGTTCGGGACTAGAATTCTGGGCAAACATTATTCAAAACGCTCCCGGCAAGGCACGTGCTTATAATAATTATGGCGTTGAGCTATCACAACAGTGTCATAAATTTGAAGAAGCTGCGGCAAACTTTAAAAAAGCAATTGCTATGGATAGTAAATATCCAGACCCATGCAACAATCTGGCTGTTGCTTACTCTAACATGGGCAGAATTGACGATGCCATTGTAGCACTCAAGCAAGGACTAGCGATTAATCCTTACTATCCTGAAGGATATAATAATTTGGCTTCCTTCTTAATCATGAAAAAGGAGCTCGATCAAGCAGAACAATGCCTCAATGTTGCGCTAAAACTACGTCCATATTATGGAAAAGCCTACTTCAATTTAGGTCGACTATATTTAGAAAGGGGCGACCAAGAGAAAGCATGGCAATTGTTTAAAGATAGCTGTACTAAAGCAGACTTAGATACCGATATGGGCTTTGCAACCTATGCAAAAGCTAGTCTAGGTCTGCAGAAATTTGATGATGCAATTTTTGGTTTCAAAAAGACACTTGAACTTAATCCAAATTATCCGGAAGCTAAATTTAATTTAGCTAATGCCTATTTTTTGTCTAACAAATACGATCAAGCCATCGCACTTTACGAAAACATACTCGCAACGACACCGCAAGAAACACGCGCCTGGTACAATAAAGGAGAAGCTCACGTTAAAATTAATCAACCAGAAAAAGCATTAATCTGTTTTAAAAAAGTAGAACACATGCACGACTCAATGCCACAACTTTCTATAAGAATGGCAGGATGTTATGAAAAATTGGGAAATGTACCCGAAGCAAAAAAGGAGCTCGTAACATTAATAAATAATGCTAAAGCTCCTGATTCTATGCGCCAAATAGCAAAAGGTTTATTCAATCAACTTGAAAAACATTACGCCCAGGCCTAA
- a CDS encoding valine--tRNA ligase — protein sequence MNKQYEHSSSEAQAQQKWAAEKTYSLENNPGKLYSIDTPPPTVSGSLHIGHIFSYTQTDIIARYKRMQGFSVFYPFGFDDNGLPTERYVEKKRDVRAHGMPRSEFIKICLEETHSVEQQFVDLWQRMGLSANWENCYSTISDLARRLSQESFIKLYKKGYIYRKHEPALYCTTCRTSVAQAELDDVQKPSFFNDIVFKDAEGNNLIIGTTRPELLPSCVALLFNPDDARYQHLRGQKATVPLFDYEVPILEDEHVSIEKGTGLVMCCTFGDKTDIEWYKKFKLPYKQSITLDGKFAPETGILTGLKVPEARAKVLEELAKNNLLIGQKPITHSVNTHERCKKDIEFVALEQWFVNILDHKQKFLEMADKVDWYPAFMQARYRDWVENLSWDWCISRQRFFGIPFPAWHCKACNHIMVADITQLPIDPQETPFSGSCDKCGSTDIAPDTDVMDTWNTSSITPYIVFALYENNDKISIDDPAVHNFIPMSMRPQAHDIIRTWAFDTIVKVWMHHETIPWHNIVISGHVLSDAKEKISKSKENSPLVPENLLKTYSADVIRYWTATGSLGYDIAFSETQLKIGQRLVTKLWNAFWFTKEHITALENPKVMPKNLGQVNEWILHTVNNHFENYKKYFEVNEFGLALQPIEKFFWNDFCDNYLELIKNQLFNPELYSAEEVAATRWTLYHVGLRILQMYAPYIPHVTETIYGELYKQHEGKDSLHQTKFADAQYPFVFTQTAATMERIVALTGAVRKLKTEKQLSLKTALESLTIHVEDAAALEHLKQQEQLIKGVTQSVALVYVVGKLETAALEEKDGLWHGKVGL from the coding sequence ATGAATAAACAGTACGAACACTCTTCATCTGAAGCACAAGCTCAACAAAAATGGGCTGCAGAAAAAACCTATAGTTTAGAAAACAATCCGGGCAAACTTTATTCCATCGATACACCGCCACCAACAGTTTCTGGCAGTCTTCATATCGGCCATATTTTCTCCTACACTCAAACCGATATTATTGCCCGCTATAAACGCATGCAGGGTTTTTCTGTATTTTATCCCTTTGGCTTTGATGATAACGGACTACCAACCGAACGTTATGTCGAAAAAAAACGAGACGTTCGCGCACATGGCATGCCTCGCTCAGAATTCATTAAAATATGCCTTGAAGAAACACATAGCGTTGAACAACAATTCGTTGATCTCTGGCAACGTATGGGGCTCTCTGCAAACTGGGAAAATTGTTATTCAACAATATCCGATTTAGCACGTAGACTTTCACAAGAATCATTCATCAAGCTCTATAAAAAGGGCTACATCTATCGCAAGCATGAACCAGCACTCTATTGCACAACCTGCCGCACTTCTGTTGCCCAGGCAGAACTTGATGACGTACAAAAACCTTCATTCTTTAATGACATTGTGTTCAAAGATGCAGAAGGCAACAACCTTATTATCGGCACAACACGCCCCGAATTATTACCATCGTGTGTTGCACTTCTGTTCAACCCCGATGATGCACGCTATCAACATTTACGTGGTCAAAAAGCTACTGTTCCTCTCTTTGATTATGAAGTTCCAATCCTAGAAGATGAACATGTGTCCATCGAAAAAGGAACAGGGCTCGTGATGTGTTGTACCTTTGGTGACAAAACAGACATCGAGTGGTACAAAAAATTTAAATTACCCTACAAACAATCCATTACTCTTGATGGCAAATTTGCTCCAGAAACTGGCATTTTGACAGGACTCAAAGTTCCTGAAGCACGAGCTAAGGTTCTTGAAGAACTGGCAAAAAACAATTTGTTGATTGGCCAAAAGCCAATCACCCATTCGGTCAATACGCACGAACGATGCAAAAAAGACATTGAATTTGTAGCGCTTGAGCAATGGTTTGTGAATATTCTTGATCATAAACAAAAATTCCTAGAGATGGCCGACAAGGTAGATTGGTACCCAGCCTTCATGCAAGCTCGCTACAGAGATTGGGTGGAAAATTTAAGTTGGGATTGGTGTATTTCACGCCAGCGCTTTTTTGGTATCCCTTTCCCTGCTTGGCACTGCAAGGCCTGTAACCACATTATGGTAGCAGATATCACCCAGCTTCCTATTGATCCACAAGAAACTCCGTTCTCTGGCTCATGCGACAAATGTGGCAGCACTGATATTGCCCCTGACACTGACGTTATGGACACCTGGAACACTTCTTCCATTACGCCATACATTGTGTTTGCTTTGTATGAAAATAATGACAAAATCTCCATCGATGATCCTGCAGTGCATAATTTTATCCCTATGAGCATGCGTCCTCAAGCGCACGACATTATCCGCACCTGGGCTTTTGATACGATTGTAAAAGTATGGATGCACCACGAAACCATTCCATGGCACAACATTGTGATATCCGGACATGTGTTGAGCGATGCAAAAGAAAAAATTTCTAAATCCAAAGAGAACTCACCACTTGTGCCAGAAAACTTACTCAAAACTTATTCTGCGGACGTTATCCGTTATTGGACAGCAACCGGCAGCTTGGGCTACGACATTGCTTTTTCTGAAACACAGCTGAAAATTGGCCAACGCCTCGTAACAAAATTATGGAATGCCTTCTGGTTCACCAAAGAGCATATTACGGCGCTGGAAAACCCAAAGGTAATGCCAAAAAATCTTGGTCAGGTAAACGAATGGATTCTACATACCGTCAACAATCACTTTGAAAACTACAAAAAATATTTTGAAGTTAACGAGTTCGGGTTAGCACTCCAACCTATTGAAAAGTTTTTCTGGAATGATTTCTGTGATAACTATTTAGAACTCATCAAAAATCAGTTATTCAACCCAGAACTTTATTCGGCTGAAGAAGTTGCCGCAACACGCTGGACGCTGTATCATGTGGGACTACGCATCCTACAAATGTATGCACCGTACATACCCCATGTGACCGAGACTATTTATGGAGAATTGTATAAACAACACGAAGGCAAAGACTCGCTGCATCAAACCAAATTTGCTGATGCTCAATACCCGTTTGTCTTTACCCAAACAGCCGCTACCATGGAGCGAATTGTGGCATTAACTGGTGCAGTCAGAAAACTCAAGACAGAAAAGCAACTTTCGCTCAAAACAGCTCTTGAATCTTTAACTATTCATGTTGAAGACGCTGCTGCGCTTGAACACCTCAAGCAGCAAGAACAACTCATTAAGGGCGTCACACAATCAGTTGCGCTCGTTTATGTGGTTGGCAAACTTGAAACTGCAGCATTAGAAGAAAAAGATGGATTATGGCACGGCAAGGTTGGACTGTGA
- the ybeY gene encoding rRNA maturation RNase YbeY, whose protein sequence is MIALKNSVRKIKINEKKLIAQAEKILYILKYTDFDLGILLTTNKTIRTYNKQYRGKDKPTDILSFSYHPDLKAGQRIKPKTEEDKNLGDLIISLEYVQKDAQKWEQTFEQRMQILLVHGICHLLGYDHEKDEEYEVMHKKEQEILKQLTQ, encoded by the coding sequence GTGATCGCTTTAAAAAACTCTGTCCGGAAAATTAAGATAAACGAAAAAAAACTTATTGCTCAGGCAGAAAAGATCCTGTATATTCTTAAGTATACCGATTTTGATTTAGGCATACTGCTGACAACCAACAAAACCATCCGCACTTACAACAAACAGTATCGAGGTAAGGATAAACCAACTGACATTCTATCATTCAGTTATCACCCTGACCTTAAAGCCGGCCAACGCATTAAGCCTAAAACAGAAGAGGATAAAAATTTGGGCGACTTGATTATATCGCTTGAATATGTTCAAAAGGATGCACAAAAATGGGAGCAAACGTTTGAGCAGCGCATGCAAATTCTGCTTGTGCACGGCATTTGTCATCTGCTCGGCTATGACCATGAAAAAGATGAAGAGTACGAAGTGATGCATAAAAAAGAACAAGAAATTTTAAAACAACTTACTCAGTAG
- a CDS encoding amino acid carrier protein, whose protein sequence is MDLLQFFAWLNNDILALPATILFFGIGIVLTVKYGFLQIRAFPLFIKLLAKGATKGKHQAGEGQMRTIGSIGALFTAMATTIGIGNIVSPTLAIMVGGPGALFWLIVYIFIGSAIKFTEVVFALDTRIKTVDGHIIGGPMRYLAQVQPWLAVWYGLAMALLMAGWSGVQANTLASILAHEHVPAWVTGLGLGLFVWVVLRGGAQRVSAVASKLVPIMFIGYVSFAAIILLKDLSALGQAFTLIFQGAFSPVAAAGGLVSVTLFQTMRTGVYRGIFITESGIGTSSIPHAMADVEKPTDQGILAMFSAGADAFLSLVSGLLVLVTGIWMQGEFRSTLVYEVFKMHSPVFGRWILTGSIALFALTTVMGNSFNGRQSFAALAGFRWVNAYLLFTVSLIFLGSMMRVQLVWEMMDTVLTFVAIPNLIGVVYLAFKRPNVLKV, encoded by the coding sequence ATGGATTTGTTACAATTTTTCGCTTGGCTTAATAATGATATTTTGGCGCTGCCAGCAACGATACTATTCTTTGGCATAGGGATTGTTTTAACGGTTAAATATGGGTTTTTACAGATCCGTGCCTTTCCTTTGTTCATAAAACTTCTCGCCAAAGGCGCCACTAAAGGCAAGCATCAAGCAGGCGAAGGTCAAATGCGGACTATCGGTTCCATTGGTGCTTTATTTACTGCTATGGCTACTACCATTGGCATTGGTAATATTGTAAGTCCGACATTGGCAATTATGGTCGGTGGTCCTGGCGCATTATTTTGGCTTATCGTATATATTTTTATTGGATCAGCGATTAAGTTTACTGAGGTTGTATTTGCTTTAGATACCCGCATTAAAACCGTTGATGGGCATATCATTGGTGGACCAATGCGTTACCTTGCTCAAGTGCAACCATGGCTTGCTGTGTGGTACGGTCTTGCCATGGCACTTTTAATGGCAGGTTGGTCAGGAGTGCAAGCTAATACATTGGCTTCAATCTTGGCACATGAGCATGTTCCAGCATGGGTTACCGGGCTAGGTCTAGGATTGTTCGTTTGGGTTGTGTTGCGAGGTGGTGCGCAACGCGTGAGCGCTGTTGCAAGCAAACTCGTGCCAATTATGTTTATTGGCTATGTTTCATTTGCTGCAATTATTTTGCTTAAAGATTTAAGCGCATTAGGTCAGGCATTCACATTGATCTTTCAAGGGGCGTTTTCTCCTGTGGCAGCAGCGGGCGGTTTAGTAAGTGTTACGTTGTTTCAGACAATGCGAACGGGCGTCTATCGTGGCATTTTTATTACCGAATCAGGCATTGGTACTTCGTCAATTCCTCATGCTATGGCAGATGTAGAAAAGCCGACCGATCAAGGTATTTTGGCAATGTTTTCAGCTGGCGCTGATGCTTTTTTATCACTCGTTTCTGGTCTGCTCGTTTTAGTGACGGGCATTTGGATGCAAGGAGAATTTCGTAGTACCTTGGTGTACGAGGTATTCAAAATGCATTCGCCAGTATTTGGACGTTGGATTTTAACCGGTAGTATTGCTTTGTTTGCATTGACGACCGTGATGGGCAATAGTTTTAATGGAAGACAAAGTTTTGCCGCGTTGGCAGGATTTCGATGGGTGAATGCGTATTTGCTATTCACCGTATCGCTCATTTTTCTAGGCTCTATGATGCGCGTGCAATTGGTGTGGGAAATGATGGATACGGTGTTGACGTTCGTTGCTATTCCAAACTTAATTGGCGTTGTGTATTTGGCGTTTAAACGGCCAAATGTCTTAAAGGTTTAG
- a CDS encoding ATP-binding protein: MIKRDLINALLRFTKFPVVGIFGPRQSGKTTLARDVFKNHKYLNFEDPDTQDFATTDPRGFLTTHSNAHGIILDEFQYVPQILSYIQLESDEKKRPGYFVLTGSQNFLMNQAITQSLAGRIGILTLLPLSLHELSDSTLLPNNVNEALVKGSYPRMYTDPFTPDEFYPSYIHSYVERDVRQLVNVENLRTFRKFIQLCAARVGQLLNVSDLAMHCGINQKTVNQWISILEASYIMYTLMPYHENFTKRVIKTPKLFFYDTGVACSLLGIKTPEELNLSPWKGHLFECMIVSDFYKQFYNTGSNPSLYFWRDKNGYIEIDCIVEHATKPVPIEIKSVETMSSDLFKGLGKWYELTETDASSGHLVYGGDLTQKRAHGAIVSWKKSGSLIDTIIKPTT; this comes from the coding sequence ATGATAAAAAGAGATTTAATAAATGCGTTATTACGTTTTACCAAATTTCCCGTAGTAGGAATTTTTGGCCCTCGCCAATCGGGTAAAACAACTCTAGCAAGAGATGTTTTTAAAAATCATAAATATCTCAACTTTGAAGATCCAGATACACAAGACTTTGCCACTACTGATCCACGTGGATTTTTAACAACGCATAGCAATGCACATGGCATTATTCTCGATGAATTTCAGTATGTGCCACAAATACTTTCTTACATACAACTTGAATCTGATGAAAAAAAAAGGCCCGGTTATTTTGTTTTGACCGGATCTCAAAACTTTTTAATGAACCAAGCCATTACGCAATCACTTGCTGGTAGAATTGGGATTTTAACGTTGCTTCCTCTGTCCTTGCATGAACTGAGCGACAGCACATTATTGCCGAACAATGTTAATGAAGCGCTCGTCAAGGGAAGCTATCCCAGAATGTATACTGATCCATTCACCCCTGATGAGTTTTATCCTTCCTACATTCATTCATATGTCGAACGGGATGTACGACAACTGGTTAATGTTGAAAACCTAAGAACTTTCAGAAAATTTATACAATTGTGCGCCGCTCGCGTTGGACAACTGCTGAATGTTTCTGATTTGGCAATGCATTGTGGCATAAATCAAAAAACAGTTAATCAATGGATTTCAATACTTGAAGCAAGTTACATTATGTACACGCTTATGCCCTATCATGAAAACTTTACTAAACGCGTTATAAAAACGCCAAAGTTATTCTTTTATGATACGGGAGTTGCATGTTCTCTTTTGGGCATCAAAACACCCGAAGAGCTGAATCTTAGTCCATGGAAAGGGCACTTATTTGAATGCATGATTGTTTCAGATTTCTACAAACAATTTTATAATACCGGCTCTAATCCATCACTTTATTTTTGGCGCGATAAAAATGGGTATATTGAAATAGATTGTATAGTTGAACATGCAACAAAGCCTGTTCCTATAGAAATTAAGTCAGTAGAAACAATGAGCTCTGACCTATTCAAGGGCTTAGGGAAATGGTACGAATTAACAGAAACTGACGCTAGCTCTGGCCATCTGGTATACGGCGGCGACCTTACACAAAAGAGAGCTCATGGCGCTATAGTAAGCTGGAAAAAATCCGGCTCATTAATCGATACCATAATAAAACCTACAACCTAG
- the ruvA gene encoding Holliday junction branch migration protein RuvA: MITSISGTIKNIQEQAVVVEVGGIGLQVQVPHESLFQVGQAAQLHAYMHWNQEQGPSLFGFSTELEKAVFLLIIDCSGIGPKIGLAALGSLGAERFIEIVQSGDERGLSKVSGIGPKKAEQMIVQLKHKVAKLLDKGMKIAGSAQVTDWQNLQEVLESLHYSRPEISAAMRHLRESTTEVTVPFDQMMRKALSFLAKKT, encoded by the coding sequence ATGATTACATCTATAAGTGGTACTATAAAAAATATTCAAGAACAAGCGGTTGTAGTAGAAGTGGGCGGCATAGGTTTGCAGGTTCAAGTGCCTCATGAGTCACTGTTTCAGGTTGGTCAAGCGGCACAGCTTCATGCCTATATGCATTGGAATCAAGAGCAAGGGCCGTCTCTCTTTGGGTTCAGTACCGAGCTTGAAAAAGCTGTGTTCCTGCTCATTATTGACTGCTCGGGCATAGGCCCTAAAATTGGGCTAGCTGCTTTAGGTTCTTTGGGAGCAGAGCGGTTTATAGAAATCGTACAGTCGGGTGATGAGCGAGGATTGAGCAAGGTGAGTGGCATTGGACCTAAAAAGGCTGAGCAAATGATTGTGCAACTTAAACATAAGGTCGCTAAGTTGCTTGACAAGGGAATGAAGATTGCCGGTTCAGCGCAGGTTACCGATTGGCAAAACCTTCAAGAAGTTCTTGAGTCGCTGCATTATTCTCGTCCAGAAATTTCTGCTGCGATGCGTCACTTGCGTGAGTCGACTACTGAAGTTACTGTTCCTTTTGACCAAATGATGCGTAAGGCATTGTCATTTTTGGCAAAGAAAACATAG